One stretch of Chloroflexia bacterium SDU3-3 DNA includes these proteins:
- a CDS encoding FHA domain-containing protein: protein MLPQIFLAQPPATAQARRTLRAHALELAAQLVRVAEGPCYAILNIEPAESEPIDMLLLRPRSALVALVRQAEGPLRVQGGHPWLAQARQARADALAMLGGLAPALGTAVAAVVAAPRIPEGSSIALDVEDHRQRVKLLGFDELAALASMLQAGAQLDEAAMRGAAQALDAQLWHNGERLLFEIGLAPYVLRRGDGATLPLLEGASVVGRRKQAIQHEYRLTIEGDDAVSADHAIIVCAPSGRLLLRDTSTNGTYIRAPGGSEQRIHHAEQAIAPDTIIRLGETELALVRA, encoded by the coding sequence GTGCTCCCGCAGATCTTTCTCGCCCAGCCCCCCGCCACCGCCCAGGCGCGGCGCACCCTGCGCGCCCACGCGCTGGAGCTGGCCGCCCAGCTCGTGCGGGTGGCCGAGGGGCCGTGCTACGCCATCCTCAACATCGAGCCAGCCGAGTCCGAGCCGATCGACATGCTGCTGCTGCGCCCGCGCTCGGCGCTGGTGGCCCTGGTGCGCCAGGCCGAGGGGCCGCTGCGCGTGCAGGGCGGCCACCCCTGGCTGGCCCAGGCCCGGCAGGCCCGCGCCGACGCGCTGGCCATGCTGGGCGGCCTGGCCCCGGCGCTGGGCACGGCGGTGGCCGCCGTGGTGGCCGCGCCGCGCATCCCTGAGGGCAGCAGCATCGCGCTGGATGTGGAGGATCACCGCCAGCGCGTGAAGCTGCTGGGATTCGACGAGCTGGCCGCGCTGGCATCCATGCTGCAGGCGGGCGCGCAGCTGGATGAGGCGGCTATGCGCGGCGCGGCCCAGGCGCTGGATGCCCAGCTCTGGCACAATGGCGAGCGGCTGCTGTTCGAGATCGGGCTGGCCCCCTACGTGCTGCGCCGAGGCGACGGCGCGACCCTGCCGCTGCTGGAGGGCGCGAGCGTGGTGGGGCGGCGCAAGCAGGCCATCCAGCACGAGTACCGCCTGACGATCGAGGGTGACGACGCCGTGTCCGCCGACCACGCGATCATCGTGTGCGCGCCCAGCGGGCGGCTGCTGCTGCGCGACACCAGCACCAACGGCACCTACATCCGCGCGCCCGGCGGCAGCGAGCAGCGCATCCACCACGCCGAGCAGGCCATCGCGCCCGACACCATCATCCGCCTGGGCGAGACCGAGCTGGCGCTGGTGCGGGCATAG
- a CDS encoding EVE domain-containing protein, whose protein sequence is MPNYWLLKTEPDDYAFADLVRDGGAVWDGVANNAALKHMRAMRPGDLALIYHTGDERRAVGLAEITSEAYPDPAEADPKLLVVGVRPLRPLARPVSLAEVKAQPAFADFALVRQARLSVVPASAEQWAMLLAMAGEDAHG, encoded by the coding sequence ATGCCAAACTACTGGCTGCTGAAGACCGAGCCGGATGACTACGCCTTCGCCGACCTAGTGCGCGACGGCGGCGCGGTGTGGGATGGCGTGGCCAACAACGCCGCGCTCAAGCACATGCGCGCGATGCGCCCCGGCGACCTGGCCCTGATCTACCACACCGGCGACGAGCGCCGCGCCGTGGGCCTGGCAGAGATCACCAGCGAGGCCTACCCCGACCCCGCCGAGGCCGACCCCAAGCTGCTGGTGGTGGGCGTGCGCCCGCTGCGGCCCCTGGCCCGACCGGTGTCGCTGGCCGAGGTGAAGGCCCAGCCTGCCTTCGCCGACTTCGCCCTGGTGCGGCAGGCCCGGCTCTCGGTGGTGCCCGCCAGCGCCGAGCAGTGGGCCATGCTGCTGGCCATGGCCGGGGAGGACGCGCATGGATGA
- a CDS encoding gamma carbonic anhydrase family protein: protein MDEEIVFPCVDDRLELGAGVYLAPQTYVHGAVRIGDDSSIWPMSVVRGDKGRIQIGARVNIQDGCVLHADPDAWLSIGDDVSVGHGAIVHGCTVEDEVLIGMGAVVLNQARIGRGSLIAARALVTEGMVVPPGSLVVGIPGKLRPLGEGHQGRILRTAQNYVALKNAYLAKNASYRQA, encoded by the coding sequence ATGGATGAGGAGATCGTGTTCCCCTGCGTGGATGACCGGCTGGAGCTGGGCGCGGGGGTGTACCTAGCCCCGCAGACCTACGTGCACGGCGCGGTGCGGATCGGCGACGACAGCAGCATCTGGCCTATGAGCGTGGTGCGCGGCGACAAGGGCCGCATCCAGATCGGCGCACGGGTGAACATCCAGGATGGCTGCGTGCTGCACGCCGACCCCGACGCCTGGCTCAGCATCGGCGACGACGTGAGCGTGGGGCACGGCGCGATCGTGCACGGCTGCACCGTGGAGGACGAGGTACTGATCGGCATGGGCGCGGTGGTGCTGAACCAAGCCCGCATCGGGCGCGGCTCACTGATCGCGGCGCGGGCGCTGGTGACGGAGGGTATGGTGGTGCCGCCCGGCTCGCTGGTGGTGGGTATCCCCGGCAAGCTGCGCCCGCTGGGCGAGGGCCACCAGGGGCGCATCCTGCGCACCGCCCAGAACTATGTGGCGCTCAAGAACGCCTACTTGGCAAAGAATGCATCGTATCGTCAGGCATAA
- a CDS encoding MoxR family ATPase — MHEVRQALGTQSYIASDEIGTVMFLAQQLGKPVLAEGPAGVGKTELAKAWASATGTELIRLQCYEGLDETKALYEWEYSKQLLYTQLLRDKLGDLLSGAGTLAEAADRLAAEEDVFFSQRFLLARPLLRAITSDKPVTLLIDEIDRADAEFEAFLLEVLSDFQVSVPELGTLKAKHQPTVLLTSNNTRELSEALKRRCLYIYVDYPTLESELKIVNLRVPGLSPKLAQEAVKLVQSLRGMDLKKHPSVSETIDWARALVALNAKSLDRDTLDTTLSVLLKYESDLRRARRAIERGGGDQPRKGAYN, encoded by the coding sequence ATCCACGAGGTGAGGCAGGCGCTTGGTACGCAGAGCTATATCGCATCCGACGAGATCGGCACCGTGATGTTCCTGGCCCAGCAGCTGGGCAAGCCGGTGCTGGCCGAAGGCCCGGCGGGCGTGGGCAAGACCGAGCTGGCCAAGGCATGGGCCAGCGCCACTGGCACCGAGCTGATCCGCCTGCAGTGCTACGAGGGCCTGGATGAGACCAAGGCGCTCTACGAGTGGGAGTACTCCAAGCAGCTGCTCTACACCCAGCTGCTGCGCGACAAGCTGGGCGACCTGCTGTCGGGCGCGGGCACGCTGGCCGAGGCCGCCGACCGGCTGGCCGCCGAGGAGGACGTGTTCTTCTCGCAGCGCTTCCTGCTGGCCCGCCCGCTGCTGCGCGCCATCACCAGCGACAAGCCGGTGACGCTGCTGATCGACGAGATCGACCGCGCCGACGCCGAGTTCGAGGCATTTCTGCTGGAGGTGCTCTCCGACTTCCAGGTGAGCGTGCCCGAGCTTGGCACGCTGAAGGCCAAGCATCAGCCCACGGTGCTGCTCACATCCAACAATACCCGCGAGCTTTCCGAGGCCCTGAAGCGGCGCTGCCTCTACATCTACGTCGACTACCCCACGCTGGAGTCCGAGCTGAAGATCGTGAACCTGCGCGTGCCCGGCCTGTCGCCCAAGCTGGCCCAGGAGGCGGTGAAGCTGGTGCAGAGCCTGCGCGGCATGGATCTGAAGAAGCACCCCAGCGTCTCCGAGACGATCGACTGGGCCAGGGCGCTGGTGGCGCTGAACGCCAAGTCGCTTGACCGCGACACGCTCGACACCACGCTCTCGGTGCTGCTGAAGTACGAGAGCGACCTGCGCCGCGCGCGCCGCGCGATCGAGCGCGGCGGCGGCGACCAGCCGCGCAAGGGAGCCTACAACTAG
- a CDS encoding metallophosphoesterase, with the protein MRLVYTADLHGVAASYQSLFDLAVARGARAAIVGGDLFPHAIRTESALDLQRAFIHDHIRPMLQALRNDHPEVAVFLLPGNDDWAAAAAALGPLESEGLVYPLHERVYDLQAMGLSDAPLWLAGYACVPLTPFSIKDYERADDGPLPPYSFGMAFMSASGKIRPATARDIVALPTIGAAMATLAQKSDPARTIYVCHTPPFDTPLDLMPRGRHTGSKALAAFIAQRQPLLTLHGHIHEAPQQSGQFAAQLGATWAANPGHDPRAFYAIALDTADVAGTIEHTVYGKLKRGA; encoded by the coding sequence ATGCGGCTTGTCTATACCGCCGACCTGCATGGCGTCGCTGCCTCATACCAGAGCCTGTTCGACCTAGCGGTGGCTCGTGGCGCGCGCGCCGCGATTGTGGGGGGCGACCTGTTTCCCCACGCCATCCGCACCGAGAGCGCGCTCGACCTGCAGCGGGCGTTCATCCACGACCACATCCGGCCCATGCTGCAGGCGCTGCGCAACGATCACCCCGAGGTGGCGGTTTTCCTGCTGCCCGGCAACGATGACTGGGCCGCCGCCGCCGCCGCGCTCGGCCCGCTGGAATCCGAGGGCCTGGTCTACCCGCTGCACGAGCGAGTCTACGACCTGCAGGCCATGGGCCTGAGCGACGCCCCGCTGTGGCTGGCCGGCTACGCCTGCGTGCCGCTCACGCCTTTTAGCATTAAGGACTACGAGCGCGCCGACGATGGCCCGCTGCCGCCCTATAGCTTCGGCATGGCCTTTATGAGCGCCAGCGGCAAGATCCGCCCGGCCACCGCCCGCGACATTGTGGCGCTGCCCACCATCGGCGCGGCCATGGCCACCCTGGCCCAGAAGAGCGACCCGGCCCGCACCATCTACGTGTGCCACACGCCGCCCTTCGATACGCCGCTCGACCTGATGCCGCGCGGCAGGCATACTGGCAGCAAGGCCCTGGCGGCCTTCATCGCCCAGCGCCAGCCGCTGCTCACCCTGCACGGCCACATCCACGAGGCCCCCCAGCAGAGCGGGCAGTTCGCCGCCCAGCTTGGCGCGACATGGGCGGCCAACCCAGGCCACGACCCGCGCGCCTTCTACGCCATTGCGCTCGACACCGCCGATGTCGCCGGGACGATTGAGCATACCGTCTACGGGAAGCTGAAGCGCGGTGCCTGA
- a CDS encoding redox-sensing transcriptional repressor Rex, protein MEHTDSPPDVVIKRLPLYARSLRYLLQEGVTSVSSQELGERINVTAAQIRKDLSYFGEFGKQGIGYDVEKLLSQIERILGLTQEWPAALVGIGHLGGAIARYEGFRSQGIRITAMFDSDPDKIGTTLTDVPIYDDKHITHIVRDLGIRLAIIAVPAARAQEVADALVAGGIRAILSYAPIVLQVPENVWVRYIDPVAVVHSMTYYLAKEDES, encoded by the coding sequence GTGGAGCACACAGATTCGCCGCCTGACGTCGTCATCAAACGGCTGCCGCTCTACGCGCGCAGCCTTCGCTACCTTTTACAGGAAGGCGTCACATCTGTCTCGTCGCAGGAGCTAGGTGAGCGCATTAACGTCACCGCAGCACAGATCCGCAAGGATCTCTCGTACTTTGGCGAGTTTGGCAAGCAGGGCATCGGCTACGACGTCGAGAAGCTGCTGAGCCAGATCGAGCGTATCCTCGGCCTCACCCAAGAGTGGCCTGCAGCGCTGGTGGGCATCGGCCACCTCGGCGGCGCGATCGCCCGCTACGAGGGCTTCCGCTCCCAGGGCATCCGCATCACCGCGATGTTCGACAGCGACCCCGACAAGATCGGCACCACCCTCACCGATGTGCCTATCTACGACGACAAGCATATCACGCATATCGTGCGCGATCTTGGCATCCGCCTCGCGATCATCGCGGTGCCCGCCGCCCGCGCCCAAGAGGTCGCCGACGCCCTGGTGGCAGGCGGCATCCGCGCCATCCTCAGCTACGCGCCGATCGTGCTGCAGGTGCCCGAGAACGTGTGGGTGCGCTACATCGACCCCGTGGCCGTCGTCCACAGCATGACCTACTACCTGGCGAAGGAAGACGAGTCCTAG
- a CDS encoding DUF4126 domain-containing protein gives MNELSTLFSALGFSTAAGFNAYIPLLALGATAHYAPALVRLSAPYDLLANPWVLLALGLLAILDFIGDKVPAVDHVLHAVGVVVAPVAGAVVALAANGGGEVNPLLLAACGLVLAGGAHAARATVRPAATVGTGGLANPALSLAEDVLSAVLSALAMLAPALAALGVVVLALGVVVLLRRLAQRRASRGRQRAGG, from the coding sequence ATGAACGAGCTGTCTACGCTGTTTTCGGCCCTGGGGTTCTCTACTGCGGCGGGCTTTAACGCCTATATTCCGCTGCTGGCCCTGGGCGCCACGGCCCACTACGCGCCCGCGCTGGTGCGGCTGAGCGCGCCCTACGATCTGCTGGCCAACCCATGGGTGCTGCTGGCGCTGGGCCTGCTGGCCATCCTCGACTTTATCGGCGACAAGGTTCCGGCGGTGGACCATGTGCTGCACGCGGTGGGCGTGGTGGTCGCTCCGGTGGCGGGCGCGGTGGTGGCGCTGGCCGCGAACGGTGGCGGCGAGGTAAACCCGCTGCTGCTGGCGGCCTGCGGGCTAGTGCTGGCGGGCGGCGCGCACGCGGCGCGGGCCACGGTGCGCCCTGCGGCCACGGTGGGCACGGGCGGGCTGGCCAACCCCGCGCTGAGCCTGGCCGAGGATGTGCTGTCGGCGGTGCTGTCGGCGCTGGCGATGCTGGCCCCGGCGCTGGCGGCGCTGGGCGTGGTGGTGCTGGCACTTGGGGTGGTGGTGCTGCTGCGTCGGCTGGCACAGCGGCGGGCCAGCCGAGGTCGACAGCGGGCTGGCGGGTAG
- a CDS encoding YIP1 family protein — protein MIVQGVSISAMLNQSIVVLTKPSVQSFEQFERAGGQREGLIYVAVAAVFSLLGGLLGGLVYGVIPMIIGAVFGIITPIILYFTFSYVLNWIGKQQGSTGTQSEVFYTTALYVAPLLAVNGLFAGITGLLPILACATAPVSLVLGIYQLYLAYLATRSSMNLDQNKAIISVVVAIVAQFIVAAIIGSINAALLAPFIFAATN, from the coding sequence ATGATCGTCCAGGGCGTTTCGATCAGCGCTATGCTGAACCAGAGCATCGTCGTGCTCACCAAGCCGAGCGTGCAGTCGTTTGAGCAGTTCGAGCGGGCGGGTGGCCAGCGCGAGGGCCTGATCTATGTGGCGGTCGCGGCAGTTTTCAGCCTGCTCGGCGGCCTGCTCGGCGGCCTCGTGTATGGGGTTATCCCCATGATTATTGGGGCGGTGTTTGGGATTATCACCCCGATCATTTTATACTTCACCTTCAGCTACGTGCTGAACTGGATCGGCAAGCAGCAGGGCAGCACAGGCACGCAGAGTGAGGTTTTCTACACCACCGCGCTCTACGTCGCGCCGCTGCTGGCGGTGAACGGCCTGTTCGCTGGCATCACCGGCCTTCTCCCGATCCTGGCCTGCGCAACCGCCCCTGTCTCGCTGGTGCTAGGCATCTACCAGCTGTATCTGGCCTACCTCGCCACCCGCTCTAGCATGAACCTCGACCAGAACAAGGCAATCATCTCCGTGGTGGTTGCGATCGTGGCACAGTTTATCGTCGCGGCAATCATCGGCAGCATCAACGCGGCGCTGCTCGCCCCCTTCATCTTCGCTGCAACAAACTAA
- a CDS encoding undecaprenyl/decaprenyl-phosphate alpha-N-acetylglucosaminyl 1-phosphate transferase has translation MIQMLLILFTALLFSIVGTPLARRVALHTGVVDAPNARKVHTSPVPLLGGAAIYVGFLLALLIFGERFYIRELVSILLGATLVSLFGLMDDRWGLHAYLKLGIQVLAGCILIISGVQVRLFAEAWQNWAITIVWVVGITNAMNLLDNMDGLSAGITTVAAAFFLLLAALSGQALVGAMAAALVGACVGFLRYNLNPATIFMGDTGSLFLGFVLAALGIKLRFPSNVPWITWLVPLCVLALPIFDTSLVFVSRLRRGKNPLTTPGKDHLSHRLVALGLTKREAVLVCYLASGACGMVAVFVSQSKSPDGYIASALLALGAVLAIIWLELRCPAGVPRPRG, from the coding sequence ATGATCCAGATGCTCCTGATCCTCTTCACCGCGCTGCTGTTCTCTATTGTCGGCACGCCGCTGGCCCGCAGGGTGGCGCTGCACACCGGCGTGGTGGATGCGCCCAACGCCCGCAAGGTGCACACCAGCCCTGTGCCGCTGCTGGGCGGCGCGGCCATCTACGTCGGCTTCCTGCTGGCCCTGCTGATCTTCGGCGAGCGCTTCTACATCCGCGAGCTGGTCTCCATCCTGCTCGGGGCCACGCTGGTCTCGCTGTTCGGGCTGATGGATGACCGCTGGGGCCTGCACGCCTACCTCAAGCTGGGCATCCAGGTGCTGGCCGGGTGCATCCTGATCATCTCGGGGGTGCAGGTGCGGCTGTTCGCCGAGGCCTGGCAGAACTGGGCGATCACGATCGTGTGGGTGGTGGGCATCACCAACGCCATGAATCTGCTGGACAACATGGATGGGCTGTCGGCGGGCATCACCACGGTGGCGGCGGCGTTCTTCCTGCTGCTGGCCGCGCTCAGCGGGCAGGCCCTGGTGGGCGCGATGGCGGCGGCGCTGGTGGGCGCGTGCGTCGGCTTCCTGCGCTACAACCTGAACCCCGCCACTATCTTCATGGGCGACACCGGCAGCCTGTTTCTGGGCTTTGTGCTGGCGGCGCTGGGCATCAAGCTGCGCTTTCCCTCCAATGTGCCCTGGATCACATGGCTGGTGCCGCTGTGCGTGCTGGCGCTGCCGATCTTCGACACCAGCCTGGTGTTTGTCTCGCGGCTGCGGCGCGGCAAGAACCCGCTGACCACCCCCGGCAAAGATCACCTGTCGCATCGGCTGGTGGCCCTGGGCCTGACCAAGCGCGAGGCGGTGCTGGTGTGCTACCTAGCCAGCGGCGCGTGCGGCATGGTGGCGGTGTTCGTGTCGCAGTCGAAGTCGCCCGATGGCTATATCGCCAGCGCCCTGCTGGCCCTGGGCGCGGTGCTGGCGATTATCTGGCTGGAGCTGCGCTGCCCCGCCGGGGTGCCAAGGCCGCGCGGCTAG
- a CDS encoding VWA domain-containing protein, protein MRRTGRPPRPPRFFGNSRAAASVMTADDIRFPHGRRPTMRKNDPSLARPVSRLLLTTALAALLAACGGTSAPVSAPSSGSGVPPASQNSSTSRDSSGTSSAPSGGEAGAPASGEAKPDAAGSTAGGAIGDNRTSHSQQGQEIALRAGEIDDNRDFADYQTYLRTYSGPAAEPMEVSERYVISVTDAQKRPVADATVRLREGDKLLFEGRTLAGGKAIVFPKALGASDGGALTVQVAQANAQVEVPLPRGQDSTLGVVLDGAAQPQARRLEVLFLLDATGSMGDEIAKIQRTIRSIAAQISDLSPRPELRLGLVAYRDYSDDYVTKVYDFTSDVEAFRTNLNDIQADGGGDEPEALTEAMRAAVNEVSWSADAVRLTFLVADAPPHIGQQSPSYLAEIRSAAAHGVKFYPIAASNTSDQAEYVFRQMAQQTLGRFIFLTYQEGKSEGTPGDSTEMHVDPQAFTVDQLDAIVVEAVKREVSEAWGAA, encoded by the coding sequence ATGCGGCGCACGGGGAGGCCTCCCAGGCCTCCCCGTTTTTTTGGGAACTCGCGGGCTGCAGCATCCGTCATGACCGCAGACGATATCAGATTCCCTCACGGCAGGAGGCCGACTATGCGCAAAAACGACCCCTCCTTGGCACGCCCGGTATCCAGATTGCTCCTCACTACCGCGCTGGCAGCGCTGCTGGCGGCATGCGGCGGCACATCCGCGCCGGTGTCTGCCCCATCCAGCGGCAGCGGCGTGCCGCCCGCGTCGCAGAACTCATCCACCTCGCGCGATAGCAGTGGCACCAGCAGCGCCCCATCTGGCGGCGAGGCGGGCGCGCCAGCCAGCGGCGAGGCCAAGCCCGATGCCGCCGGTTCTACCGCAGGTGGCGCGATAGGGGACAACCGCACCAGCCACAGCCAGCAGGGCCAGGAGATCGCGCTGCGTGCGGGCGAGATCGACGACAACCGTGATTTTGCCGACTATCAGACCTACCTGCGTACCTACAGCGGCCCGGCGGCAGAACCGATGGAGGTGAGCGAGCGCTATGTGATCAGCGTCACCGACGCCCAGAAGCGGCCCGTGGCCGACGCCACCGTGCGCCTGCGCGAGGGCGACAAGCTGCTGTTCGAGGGCCGCACCCTGGCGGGCGGCAAGGCTATCGTCTTCCCCAAGGCGCTGGGGGCCAGCGACGGCGGCGCGCTGACGGTGCAGGTGGCCCAGGCCAACGCCCAGGTGGAGGTGCCGCTACCGCGCGGCCAAGATTCCACGCTGGGTGTGGTGCTGGATGGCGCGGCGCAGCCCCAGGCCCGCAGGCTAGAGGTGCTGTTTCTGCTTGATGCGACTGGCAGCATGGGCGACGAGATCGCCAAGATCCAGCGCACCATCCGCTCGATCGCCGCGCAGATCTCCGATCTCTCGCCCAGGCCCGAGCTGCGGCTGGGCCTGGTGGCCTACCGCGACTATAGCGACGACTATGTGACCAAGGTGTACGACTTCACATCCGATGTCGAGGCCTTTCGCACCAACCTGAATGATATTCAGGCCGACGGCGGCGGCGACGAGCCAGAGGCGCTGACCGAGGCCATGCGCGCGGCGGTGAACGAGGTGAGCTGGTCGGCGGATGCGGTGCGCCTCACCTTCCTGGTGGCCGACGCGCCGCCCCACATCGGCCAGCAGTCGCCTAGCTACCTGGCCGAGATCCGCAGCGCCGCCGCCCACGGCGTGAAGTTCTACCCGATCGCGGCCAGCAATACTAGCGATCAGGCCGAGTATGTGTTCCGCCAGATGGCCCAGCAGACGCTGGGGCGCTTTATCTTCTTGACCTACCAGGAGGGCAAGAGCGAGGGCACCCCTGGCGACAGCACCGAGATGCACGTGGACCCGCAGGCGTTTACGGTCGATCAGCTGGATGCGATCGTGGTCGAAGCGGTCAAGCGCGAGGTGAGCGAAGCCTGGGGCGCGGCGTAG
- a CDS encoding DUF1727 domain-containing protein — protein sequence MLLDSVRLSAAIAAGKAAGLASRALGRGGGTTLPGVVARRIAPNVLRQLAARLPDGAVVVAGTNGKTTTTRMIASILHDAGRAVLHNRAGANLLSGLTATALAGSSLGGVPRATVGLFETDEAALPDALDETRPRVVLLHNLFRDQLDRYGEVDTIAKRWRAALERLPASSLVLLNADDPAIAALGQGLAAQVRFYGLEDTSHAGGATNMADSQFCQRCGTPFSYSAIFYAHVGHYTCPSCGNTRPTPHYTLDRLDLHGTEPSRLFMRYPGGALELGLPIPGLYNALNALAAAAATLEMGVQPAVVRATLEQFSAAFGRIERIDAAGRPLFMALIKNPVGASETVRMLVGGLPAAQQIDLMIAINDRYADGTDVSWLWDADFERLADHVARAVVSGTRADDMAVRLKYAGVDPARVTVVPELPQALDAALAALPQGATLYALPTYTAMLELRQNLAQRGWVKPFWED from the coding sequence ATGCTGCTTGACTCTGTTCGTCTCTCCGCCGCGATCGCCGCTGGCAAGGCCGCCGGGCTGGCCAGCCGCGCCCTAGGCCGTGGCGGCGGCACCACCCTGCCCGGCGTGGTGGCGCGGCGCATTGCGCCCAATGTGCTGCGGCAGCTGGCCGCGCGCCTGCCCGATGGGGCCGTGGTGGTGGCGGGCACCAATGGCAAGACCACCACCACCCGCATGATCGCCAGCATCCTGCACGATGCAGGCCGGGCCGTGCTGCACAACCGCGCCGGGGCCAACCTGCTCTCCGGCCTCACCGCCACCGCCCTGGCTGGCTCATCGTTGGGCGGCGTGCCGCGCGCCACTGTGGGCCTGTTCGAGACCGACGAGGCCGCCCTGCCCGATGCCCTCGATGAGACGAGGCCGCGCGTGGTGCTGCTGCACAACCTGTTCCGCGACCAGCTCGATCGCTACGGCGAGGTGGATACGATCGCCAAGCGTTGGCGCGCGGCCCTGGAGCGCCTGCCCGCCTCGTCGCTGGTGCTGCTGAATGCCGACGACCCCGCGATCGCGGCGCTGGGCCAGGGCCTGGCCGCCCAGGTGCGCTTCTATGGCCTAGAGGACACCAGCCACGCTGGCGGGGCCACCAACATGGCCGACTCGCAGTTCTGCCAGCGCTGCGGCACGCCCTTCAGCTACAGCGCGATCTTCTACGCCCATGTGGGCCACTACACCTGCCCCAGCTGCGGCAACACGCGCCCCACGCCCCACTACACGCTCGACCGCCTAGATCTGCACGGCACCGAGCCGAGCCGCCTGTTCATGCGCTACCCCGGCGGCGCGCTGGAGCTGGGCCTGCCCATCCCCGGCCTCTACAACGCGCTCAACGCGCTGGCCGCCGCCGCCGCCACGCTGGAGATGGGGGTGCAGCCCGCCGTGGTGCGCGCCACGCTGGAGCAGTTCAGCGCGGCGTTTGGGCGGATCGAGCGGATCGACGCGGCGGGCAGGCCGCTGTTCATGGCGCTGATCAAGAACCCGGTGGGCGCGAGCGAGACGGTGCGCATGCTGGTGGGCGGCCTGCCCGCCGCGCAGCAGATCGACCTGATGATCGCGATCAACGACCGCTACGCCGATGGCACCGATGTCTCGTGGCTGTGGGACGCCGACTTTGAGCGGCTGGCCGACCACGTGGCCCGCGCGGTGGTGAGCGGCACACGCGCCGACGACATGGCCGTGCGCCTGAAGTACGCCGGGGTCGACCCCGCCCGCGTCACGGTAGTTCCCGAGCTGCCGCAGGCCCTGGATGCAGCGCTGGCCGCGCTGCCCCAGGGCGCGACGCTCTATGCCCTGCCCACCTACACGGCCATGCTGGAGCTGCGCCAGAACCTGGCCCAGCGCGGCTGGGTGAAGCCCTTCTGGGAGGACTAG
- a CDS encoding sigma-70 family RNA polymerase sigma factor, with translation MAFLSLGGQAREQGWAEPAARQVPLVDQDDLALISAISAGNSAALDVLYDRYSATVYRMALRIVKNQELAEEIVQEAFWRVWRRSSSFAHERGRVAQWLFGITHNLCIDELRRIRSRPISVYEDVEHPFIQQMPDQRTDVAGEVWQGEQRRAIVTALEELPASQREAIELAYFGGLSQQEIAQKLDSPLGTIKTRVRLGLQKLKAALSSQGMQPADVYER, from the coding sequence ATGGCGTTTCTAAGCCTTGGCGGCCAAGCACGCGAGCAGGGCTGGGCCGAACCAGCAGCGCGACAAGTACCACTCGTCGACCAAGATGACCTCGCCCTTATCAGCGCCATCTCTGCGGGCAACAGCGCCGCGCTGGATGTGCTCTACGACCGATATTCTGCCACCGTCTACCGCATGGCGCTGCGGATCGTGAAAAACCAAGAGCTAGCCGAGGAGATCGTGCAAGAGGCCTTCTGGCGCGTCTGGCGGCGCAGCAGCAGCTTCGCGCACGAGCGCGGGCGGGTGGCGCAGTGGCTCTTTGGGATCACCCACAACCTGTGCATCGACGAGCTGCGCCGCATCCGCTCGCGCCCGATCTCGGTCTACGAGGATGTCGAGCACCCCTTCATCCAGCAGATGCCCGACCAGCGCACCGACGTGGCCGGCGAGGTCTGGCAGGGCGAGCAGCGCCGCGCCATCGTCACCGCGCTCGAAGAGCTGCCCGCCAGCCAGCGCGAGGCGATCGAGCTGGCCTACTTCGGCGGCCTCTCGCAGCAGGAGATCGCGCAGAAGCTGGACAGCCCGCTGGGCACGATCAAAACCCGCGTGCGCCTGGGCCTGCAGAAGCTCAAGGCCGCGCTGAGCAGCCAGGGCATGCAGCCCGCCGACGTGTACGAACGCTAG